CCACCGCCGCGATCAGCCGGTGCGGCACGCCGATGCCGTACGGGATGCCGCGCTTCCGCTCGCCGGGAGTCGTTCCTGCCTTGTCCATGTGCCTGCGCTCCTCGTCTGCCACCCGTAACTTAGAGTAACAAAACAGACACGCATAGTGCAGGGTGGGGTGGCCTGCTCAGTGGCGGCTCGCACGCGCCGATGCCCATGGTCGCCCTGAGGCGTCGGGACCGGTCCCGATCGGGGGTGCTGCGGCAATCGGCTGGTCATGCAGCCAGTGTGATCACCAGGTGACCGGGAGCCGGTTGACGCCGTAGAGCGTGGCTCGCGGTCGCAGCGGCACCTGCTCGGGCGGCACGGCCAGGCGCAGGCCGGGGAAGCGGCGCAGCAGGGCCGGGTACGCGACCCGCAGTTCGACGCGGGCCAGCTGCTGGCCGAGGCACTGGTGGATGCCGTGGCCGAAGGCCAGGTGGCCGCCGCCGTCCCGGGTGAGGTCCAGACGGTCGGGGTCGGCGAAGCGGTCGGGGTCGCGGTGGACGACCGGCAGGGAGATCGTCACGGTCTCGCCCGCGCGGATGGTGTGGCCGGACATCGGCACGTCGTCCGTGGCGACGCGGATGGGGCCGATGTGGGCGATCGTGAGATAGCGCAGCAGCTCCTCGACCGCCCGGTCGGCGAGAGCCGGGTCCTCCCGGAGGAGGGCGGCCTGTGCGGGGTTCTGGAGGAGCAGGAAGGAGCCCAGGCCCAGCATGTTCGCGGTGGTGTCGTGGCCGGCGACCAGCAGGAACGTGCCGACGCCGGCCAGTTCGGCGTCGGTGAGCTCGCCGCCCGCGACCAGCCCGCCCAGCACATCGTCGGCCGGTTCCGCGTGCTTGCGCCCGACCAGTTCGGCGAGGTAGCCCATGACGCGCCCGACGGCGGCGGCCCGCTCCCCGGCGGTGCGCTCGAGGTCCACCATGGTGTCGGCGTCTTCCAGGAACCGGTCCCGATCGCCGTACGGCACCCCGAGCAGCTCGCAGATGACCATGGACGGGATGGGCCGCGCGAAGGCCGCCACGAGGTCGACCGGCGGGCCGGTGCGGGCCATCTCGTCCAGCCGCGCCTCGACGATCTCGATGATGCGCGGTTCGAGCGCCTGCATGCGCCGAGTGGTGAACTGGCCGGTGAGGAGCTTGCGGAAGCGGGCGTGCTCGGGATCGTCCAGCGCCAGGAAGAACCCTGGCGGCAGCACCGCTTCCGGTGCCTTCGCCACCGCCAGCTCGGCGATGGGCGGGCTGAAGCCGGAGTCGAAGCTGTTGCTGAAGCGGGGGTCGTCCAGCACCGTACGGGCTTCGGCGTAGCCGGTGACGAGCCAGCCGGGGCGGCCGTCGGCGTAGGTCATGCGGTGCAGCGGACCCTGGTCGCGTATCGGTCGCAGCGCGGCGGGCGGGTCGAAGGGATGGGGCCGGTCGGTCGGCAGGCCCGGCAGGGGCTCGGTCATGGTTCTCTCCATGGTGGACGTGATATCGAGAAAACCGCAGACTCTGAAGAATTGCAAGCTCTGAAGAATTTCATGGTCTGTGCTAAACTCCCGGCATGTCTGCTGAAGTGGGACTTCGCGAGCGCAAGAAGGTGCGGACACGCCGTGCGTTGGTGGAGGCGGCGATTCGGCTGTTCGACGAGAAGGGATTCGAGCGGACCACGGTCGACGAGATCGCCGCCGCGGTCGAGGTGTCGGCCCGGACCTTCTTCACGTACTTCGGCAGCAAGGAGGACGTGCTCTTCCTGCAGGCGGAGGACCGGGTCGAGCAGCTCATCGAGGCGCTGGCCGATCGCAGGCCCGACGAGCCGCTGGGCGAGTTGCTGCCACGGCTCTTCGATCTGCTCGTGCAGGGATTCGCCGACGACGACGAGCTGGACATCGCGTTGTCCACGGCGCGCGCCCGGCTACTCTTCTCCGAGCCCGCCCTGCGGGCGCGGGGGATGTCGCTGATGTTCGACCGGCAGCCGCGCTTCGCCGAGGCATTGCACCGGGCCTACCCCGACCAGCTCGACCTGATCTCGGCGGCCGCCGTGGTCGGCGGCTTCTGGGGCGCCACAGGCGTGGCCGGTCTCGTCGCCCAAGAGCGCGGCGACTCTCCCGAGGAGATCCTGGCGGCGGGCCGGCGGGCCGTCGAGGTCATCGTGCGTGGGGTGGACCCGACCGGATGAGGTCGTGAACGGCGGTCAGACCCGGCCCATGTCCGTGCTCGGCTCCGGGAGCGCGGACGGACCGGGCGAGGCGCCGTAATCGATCAGGCGCAGCAGGCGGTCGGCCTGCACGCCGTCCAAGGCGGCCAGGGCGATGCCTTTGACCAGGGTCAGCAGATCGCGCACGTCGAGGTCGGCGCCGGCGGCGCCCGCCTGTTTCGCCGCGTCCAGCAGGGCCGAGGCGGTGGCGAGCATGGAGGCGTGCCACTCCGCCACCAGCGCGGAGCAGCTCTGGTCGTCGGTGACCGACAGGGCCAGGTCGCGTTTCGTGGTGACGTGGTCCATGAAGAGCCGCAGCCATTCGTGGAGCGCCTCGCCGGGTGACCCGGTGGTCAGCAGGGTCTGGCCGCTCGTGCACAGGTGGGCGACCTCGTCGGCGTAGACGGCGACCAGCAGGTCCGTACGGGTGGGGAAATGCCGGTACATGGTGGCGTTGCCGACCCCGGCGCGGCGGGCCACGTCGTCGAGCGGCGCGTCGGTGCCGCGTTCGGCGAAGACCTGCGCGGCCGCGGCCAGCAGCTGGTCGTAGTTGCGCTGCGCATCCGCCCGGCGAGGACGTGGTCCCATCTGTCTCCCTTGCTAAGTGGGGAACTCCCCATCTACTCTAGTCGACAGAAGGAAACGGGGACTTCCCCACTTAAGCGGCGGGAGAACGGCATGACGACGGCCGGGGACGTACATCGGCGCATCATCGAGCTCTACAAGGCTGGGCGGTGGGAGGAGGGGCTGGCGTTCATCGACCCCGACGTGGTCGACCACCGGGGCGGGACGGACGGCGACCACCACGGGCTGGCTGCCTGGAAGGACAAGTGGGAGCGGGCCTTCTCCGGGGGGACGGGCTTTCACGACATGTCCGTCACAGTGGAGCAGAACATCTCGACCGACGACCTGTCGGCGAACGTCTACCTCAGCAGCGGCACCCACACGGCCTCGGGCCGCCGGTACGAGGTGCGGGGCATCGACATGATCCGCGTACGGGACGGAAGGATCGTCGAGCACTGGGCCATCAGGGACGCGGTGGCCATGCGCCACCAGCTCGGCCTGGATCAGTAGTGCCGGTGCACCAGCCGGAGGCCCGTCTCCACCAGGGCCCAGCCCAGCCGCCTCTCCAAGGTGCGGACGACCGAGCCGGACGGCGGCGGGGCCAGGCGGTACCGGTCCGCGTCGGCACGCAGCTCGCGGGCTCGCGCCCGCTCGACGTACAGGTATAGGTCGGGATACATCGGGTTCTCCTTACGTACGGAACGGGAAGCCGTACGTGTGCACGGCGACGTTCTCGCGCCCCTCGGTGTCACCGGAGTCGCGAGCCGCCTGCCCCTGCACCCGCCACTTCGTGATGACCTCGTTGAGCTCGTCACCCAGCCGGCGCAGCTCTTCGGCCGTCAGCGAGAGCAGGTACTCAGAGCTGAAAGTCGCGCTGCGCCAGTCGCCGGGCCAGGCGGCCTGGGTGTCGAGGTAGCTCTCATACATCTCACTCAGTTGGCGGGCATGCATGCGGGACAACGCGGCGTGGACCGCGGCACTCTCGGGGGCGTCGCGGAAGTCCTCGTCCCTGGTACTGATGCCGACGTCTGCGCGCCGCCACCAGCGCTCCCGGGCGTCGCCGCCCGCCTCCGCATCCTCGATGAGGCCGTGCGCGGCCAGCTTGCGCAGGTGGTAGCTGACCA
The nucleotide sequence above comes from Nonomuraea helvata. Encoded proteins:
- a CDS encoding cytochrome P450; translated protein: MTEPLPGLPTDRPHPFDPPAALRPIRDQGPLHRMTYADGRPGWLVTGYAEARTVLDDPRFSNSFDSGFSPPIAELAVAKAPEAVLPPGFFLALDDPEHARFRKLLTGQFTTRRMQALEPRIIEIVEARLDEMARTGPPVDLVAAFARPIPSMVICELLGVPYGDRDRFLEDADTMVDLERTAGERAAAVGRVMGYLAELVGRKHAEPADDVLGGLVAGGELTDAELAGVGTFLLVAGHDTTANMLGLGSFLLLQNPAQAALLREDPALADRAVEELLRYLTIAHIGPIRVATDDVPMSGHTIRAGETVTISLPVVHRDPDRFADPDRLDLTRDGGGHLAFGHGIHQCLGQQLARVELRVAYPALLRRFPGLRLAVPPEQVPLRPRATLYGVNRLPVTW
- a CDS encoding TetR/AcrR family transcriptional regulator, producing MSAEVGLRERKKVRTRRALVEAAIRLFDEKGFERTTVDEIAAAVEVSARTFFTYFGSKEDVLFLQAEDRVEQLIEALADRRPDEPLGELLPRLFDLLVQGFADDDELDIALSTARARLLFSEPALRARGMSLMFDRQPRFAEALHRAYPDQLDLISAAAVVGGFWGATGVAGLVAQERGDSPEEILAAGRRAVEVIVRGVDPTG
- a CDS encoding helix-turn-helix domain-containing protein, with amino-acid sequence MGPRPRRADAQRNYDQLLAAAAQVFAERGTDAPLDDVARRAGVGNATMYRHFPTRTDLLVAVYADEVAHLCTSGQTLLTTGSPGEALHEWLRLFMDHVTTKRDLALSVTDDQSCSALVAEWHASMLATASALLDAAKQAGAAGADLDVRDLLTLVKGIALAALDGVQADRLLRLIDYGASPGPSALPEPSTDMGRV
- a CDS encoding ester cyclase, with the protein product MTTAGDVHRRIIELYKAGRWEEGLAFIDPDVVDHRGGTDGDHHGLAAWKDKWERAFSGGTGFHDMSVTVEQNISTDDLSANVYLSSGTHTASGRRYEVRGIDMIRVRDGRIVEHWAIRDAVAMRHQLGLDQ
- a CDS encoding helix-turn-helix domain-containing protein produces the protein MATEKIRRIKDLDTLKALGHPLRMKLYRALYVAGTATASQLAEQVDEAVSLVSYHLRKLAAHGLIEDAEAGGDARERWWRRADVGISTRDEDFRDAPESAAVHAALSRMHARQLSEMYESYLDTQAAWPGDWRSATFSSEYLLSLTAEELRRLGDELNEVITKWRVQGQAARDSGDTEGRENVAVHTYGFPFRT